A region from the Populus trichocarpa isolate Nisqually-1 chromosome 18, P.trichocarpa_v4.1, whole genome shotgun sequence genome encodes:
- the LOC7488955 gene encoding transcription factor bHLH146, which translates to MEEQMSAKRRCVYPLEPSLIGQTMFVRNYVSHLVPALKKIKTCRLVDDNYGHDSELDESVRYEVDMALVMSAPGFAWSRALKSRLHKNTNAGRFHDSSIHHHASLRRLSMHGPSILKNDADNHSSPNVTSQKRASPSPNGKPKINKRLKRARSKKEAAEQSEEEQIGSRLASLRSLMPGGNEMGVDELFSDMGSYITSLEMQVNILRCLVDSQY; encoded by the coding sequence ATGGAGGAACAGATGAGTGCTAAACGGAGATGTGTATATCCTCTTGAGCCAAGCTTGATAGGGCAAACAATGTTTGTTAGGAATTACGTGAGCCATTTGGTTCCAGCtctgaagaagataaaaacatgCAGGCTAGTAGATGACAATTATGGCCATGATTCTGAGCTAGACGAAAGTGTGAGATATGAAGTAGACATGGCATTGGTGATGTCCGCCCCAGGGTTTGCTTGGAGTCGAGCCTTGAAAAGCAGGCTTCACAAGAATACGAATGCTGGTAGATTTCATGACTCTTCCATCCATCACCATGCCTCATTGAGACGTCTTTCAATGCATGGCCCAAGCATTCTGAAAAACGATGCGGATAATCATTCCTCACCAAATGTAACTTCTCAAAAGAGAGCTTCCCCAAGCCCTAATGGTAAGCCCAAGATTAACAAGAGATTAAAGAGGGCCAGAAGCAAGAAAGAAGCTGCAGAGCAAAGTGAGGAAGAGCAGATCGGAAGCCGGCTGGCCAGTCTAAGATCTCTCATGCCGGGTGGGAATGAGATGGGCGTTGATGAATTGTTTAGCGACATGGGAAGTTATATAACAAGTCTTGAGATGCAGGTGAACATTCTTCGTTGCCTAGTGGACTCACAGTATTAA
- the LOC7461575 gene encoding plasma membrane ATPase 4, translating into MEKATSLEEIKNETVDLERIPVEEVFEQLKCTKEGLSSEEGASRIQIFGPNKLEEKKESKFLKFLGFMWNPLSWVMEAAAIMAIALANGSGKPPDWQDFVGIICLLVINSTISFIEENNAGNAAAALMAGLAPKTKVLRDGKWTEEDAAILVPGDIISVKLGDIIPADARLLEGDPLKIDQSALTGESLPVTKHPGDEVFSGSTCKQGEIEAVVIATGVHTFFGKAAHLVDSTNQVGHFQKVLTAIGNFCICSIAVGMVIELVVMYPIQHRRYRDGIDNLLVLLIGGIPIAMPTVLSVTMAIGSHKLSQQGAITKRMTAIEEMAGMDVLCSDKTGTLTLNKLSVDKNLIEVFAKGVDKDHVVLLAARASRVENQDAIDAAMVGMLADPKEARAGIREVHFLPFNPVDKRTALTYIDADGNWHRASKGAPEQILDLCNAREDVKKKTHSCMDKFAERGLRSLAVARQQVPEKSKESPGGPWEFVGLLNLFDPPRHDSAETIRRALNLGVNVKMITGDQLAIAKETGRRLGMGTNMYPSASLLGQHKDASIASLPVEELIEKADGFAGVFPEHKYEIVKKLQESKHIVGMTGDGVNDAPALKKADIGIAVADATDAARGASDIVLTEPGLSVIISAVLTSRAIFQRMKNYTIYAVSITIRIVFGFMLIALIWKYDFSPFMVLIIAILNDGTIMTISKDRVKPSPLPDSWKLKEIFATGIVLGGYLALMTVIFFWAVHDTDFFSNKFGVRSLRHHDEEMMGALYLQVSIVSQALIFVTRSRSWSFIERPGLLLLSAFMLAQLVATLIAVYANWGFARIKGIGWGWAGVIWIYSIVFYFPLDIMKFAIRYILSGKAWLNLLDNKTAFTTKKDYGKEEREAQWAHAQRTLHGLQPPETAGIFNEKSSYRELSEIAEQAKRRAEVARLRELHTLKGHVESVVKLKGLDIDTIQQHYTV; encoded by the exons ATGGAGAAGGCCACTAGTCTTGAGGAGATCAAGAATGAGACTGTTGATCTG GAACGGATTCCGGTTGAGGAAGTGTTTGAGCAATTGAAATGCACCAAAGAAGGTTTGTCCTCAGAGGAAGGAGCCAGCAGGATTCAAATCTTTGGCCCCAACAAATTGGAAGAGAAAAAG GAAAGCAAGTTTCTCAAGTTTTTGGGGTTCATGTGGAACCCTCTATCATGGGTTATGGAAGCTGCAGCTATCATGGCTATTGCATTGGCAAATGGAAGTGGGAAGCCCCCGGATTGGCAAGACTTTGTCGGTATTATTTGCTTGCTTGTGATCAACTCTACCATTAGTTTCATTGAAGAAAACAATGCTGGCAATGCTGCGGCTGCACTCATGGCTGGCCTTGCTCCTAAAACCaag GTGCTTAGGGATGGAAAGTGGACCGAGGAGGATGCTGCAATTCTGGTTCCAGGAGACATCATTAGTGTTAAATTGGGAGATATTATTCCTGCCGATGCCCGTCTTCTTGAGGGTGATCCTTTGAAGATTGATCAATCTGCCCTCACTGGGGAGTCACTTCCAGTAACTAAGCACCCTGGTGATGAAGTTTTCTCAGGTTCCACTTGCAAACAGGGAGAGATTGAGGCTGTTGTTATTGCTACTGGTGTCCACACCTTCTTTGGAAAGGCTGCGCATCTTGTGGACAGCACCAACCAAGTTGGTCACTTCCAAAAGGTTCTCACTGCTATTGGGAACTTCTGTATTTGTTCCATAGCAGTTGGAATGGTTATCGAGCTCGTAGTCATGTACCCAATTCAGCACCGCAGGTACAGAGATGGAATTGACAATCTTTTGGTTCTATTGATTGGAGGAATCCCCATTGCTATGCCTACAGTCTTGTCTGTGACGATGGCTATTGGATCTCACAAGTTATCCCAACAAGGTGCTATCACTAAGCGTATGACTGCCATTGAAGAGATGGCAGGTATGGACGTACTCTGCAGTGACAAAACTGGGACTTTAACCCTCAACAAACTGAGCGTTGACAAAAACTTGATTGAGGTTTTTGCGAAGGGTGTGGACAAAGATCATGTCGTCCTGCTTGCCGCCAGGGCCTCTAGAGTTGAAAATCAAGATGCCATTGATGCTGCCATGGTTGGAATGCTTGCTGATCCAAAGGAG GCAAGAGCTGGTATAAGAGAGGTGCACTTCCTTCCATTCAATCCTGTGGACAAAAGGACTGCTTTGACTTACATTGATGCTGATGGAAACTGGCATCGAGCAAGTAAAGGTGCTCCTGAGCAG ATCCTCGACCTATGCAATGCCAGGGAAGATGTTAAGAAGAAGACTCATTCTTGTATGGATAAGTTTGCCGAACGAGGGCTCCGATCATTGGCTGTTGCTAGACAG CAAGTGCCAGAGAAAAGTAAGGAAAGTCCAGGTGGTCCATGGGAGTTTGTTGGCTTGTTGAACCTCTTTGATCCTCCAAGACATGACAGTGCTGAAACCATCCGTAGAGCTCTCAATCTCGGTGTGAACGTCAAGATGATTACTG GTGATCAGCTTGCTATTGCAAAGGAGACAGGAAGAAGGCTTGGAATGGGAACAAACATGTACCCTTCCGCTTCTTTACTTGGTCAGCATAAAGATGCAAGCATTGCTTCTCTTCCTGTAGAAGAGTTGATCGAGAAAGCAGATGGGTTTGCTGGCGTGTTTCCAG AGCACAAATATGAAATCGTGAAGAAGTTGCAAGAGAGCAAGCACATTGTCGGAATGACTGGTGATGGTGTTAATGATGCTCCTGCATTGAAGAAGGCAGATATTGGAATTGCTGTTGCTGATGCTACAGATGCTGCAAGAGGTGCATCTGACATTGTTCTAACGGAGCCTGGATTGAGTGTCATTATAAGTGCCGTTCTGACCAGTAGAGCTATTTTCCAAAGGATGAAGAACTACACT ATCTATGCAGTCTCTATCACAATCCGTATTGTG TTTGGTTTCATGCTTATTGCTCTGATATGGAAGTACGACTTCTCTCCTTTCATGGTTTTGATTATTGCTATCCTAAATGACG GTACAATTATGACAATCTCAAAGGATAGAGTGAAGCCATCACCCTTGCCTGATAGCTGGAAACTAAAAGAGATATTTGCCACTGGAATCGTACTCGGTGGTTACCTGGCTCTGATGACCGTGATATTCTTCTGGGCAGTGCATGATACTGATTTCTTTTCG AATAAATTTGGTGTCAGATCTTTGAGGCACCATGATGAAGAAATGATGGGGGCTTTGTACCTTCAAGTCAGTATTGTGAGCCAAGCTCTCATTTTCGTGACTCGTTCTCGCAGCTGGTCCTTTATTGAACGACCTGGTCTGCTACTACTGTCTGCTTTCATGCTTGCACAACTg GTGGCGACTCTGATTGCTGTTTATGCCAACTGGGGGTTTGCAAGGATCAAGGGAATTGGATGGGGTTGGGCTGGTGTCATCTGGATTTACAGTATCGTTTTTTATTTCCCACTTGATATTATGAAGTTTGCTATCCGCTACATCCTAAGTGGAAAGGCTTGGCTCAATTTGCTGGATAACAAG ACTGCCTTTACCACCAAGAAAGATTACggtaaagaagaaagagaagctCAATGGGCTCATGCACAAAGGACCTTGCATGGGCTCCAACCACCTGAGACAGCTGGTATCTTCAATGAAAAGAGCAGCTACAGGGAGTTGTCTGAAATCGCAGAGCAGGCTAAGAGACGAGCAGAGGTTGCAAG GCTTCGGGAGCTTCACACACTCAAAGGGCATGTGGAGTCAGTTGTTAAACTCAAGGGCTTGGATATTGATACCATCCAGCAGCATTATACCGTGTAA